One genomic region from Quercus robur chromosome 4, dhQueRobu3.1, whole genome shotgun sequence encodes:
- the LOC126721756 gene encoding uncharacterized protein LOC126721756, with translation MAMRWFDGLKPNSVNSFKQLTQAFSSSFITSSRVPRPLDSLLSLSMREGKTLKAYSDRYWEMYNEIEGNYDDVAISTFKRGLLIEQYLRKSLSGKLATSVCQLMDRIDKYKRVKEDQQMGKGKAKVVPQERRDFRLDRFSSNNRLRRDYTEQPRSVGVQAVHAVFRDPLHQILKKVKNEPFFKWPNRMAGDPTKRNQNLYCQYHQEPGHTTNECRNLKNHLDQLVREGKLSHLLYHTNGRQEWTNVETRQGTLSLPIGTKNVILAAPGRTGSHPSRVMSVAQLPAVNDDRESKRAKGMASPVLGFSDEDKIRTIQPHDDALVVTFRIGEYDIERVLVD, from the coding sequence atggcgatgaggtggtttgatggcctCAAGCCAAACTCCGTAAATTCCTTTAAGCAGCTAACCCAGGCTTTCAGCTCTAGCTTCATCACGAGtagtagggttcctcggcctttggaTTCCCTcctgtccttatccatgcgagaaggaaAGACCCTGAAGGCCTACTCAGATAGGTACTGGGAGATGTATAACGAGATAGAGGGTAATTATGATGACGTtgccatcagcaccttcaagagAGGCCTGTTGATAGAGCAATATTTAAGGAAATCCTTGAGCGGGAAACTGGCCACCAGCGTGTGTCAGCTTATGGACCGAATCGACAAGTACAAGAGGGTCAAAGAGGACCAGCAGATGGGTAAGGGtaaagcgaaggttgtccctcaggagaggagggacttcaggttaGACCGATTTAGCAGCAACAATCGGCTGAGAAGAGATTACACGGAGCAGCCTAGATCCGTCGGGGTGCAGGCagtccacgctgtgttccgGGATCCATTACATCAGATCTTGAAGAAAGTcaagaacgagccattcttcaaatggccaaatagGATGGCAGGTGACCCCACAAAACGCAACCAAAACCTATACTGTCAATACCACCAAGAACCGGGGCACACCACCAATGAATGCAGGAACCTGAAAAACCACTTGGACCAGCTGGTCCGAGAGGGAAAGTTAAGTCATCTCTTGTATCATACAAACGGCCGACAAGAATGGACGAACGTTGAGACGCGGCAGGGGACCCTGAGTCTACCCATTGGCACGAAAAATGTCATTCTCGCCGCTCCAGGAAGAACGGGCTCCCATCCTTCCAGGGTAATGTCGGTGGCTCAACTCCCTGCTGTGAACGATGACCGTGAGTCTAAGAGAGCCAAGGGGATGGCTTCACCCGTACtaggattctcggatgaggacaaGATTAGAACTATTCAACCCCATGACGATGCTCTAGTCGTCACGTTCAGGATTGGGGAATATGACATCGAGAGGGTGTTAGTCGATTAA
- the LOC126721146 gene encoding disease resistance protein RPM1-like, whose protein sequence is MEIVKLHKLLFLFVGGRGTYQAAVGAQVSSGIGCLTMLEKLSLIKANNKNQSIVKELGNLIHMRELGITELKVEDGKNLCASIEKMEHLCSLYVNSASKEEYLDLNYVTNSPQLINSLILGGRLEEIPAWIGKLNSLSKIQLKWSKLQSSPLEALQALPSLKELHLYDAYTGTVMEFSAECFSELKMLEIEQCNRLNKVVIQERALPKLQKLTIKKCDSLVMVHITKNFLSQLEEVLVPQDLISMIKG, encoded by the coding sequence ATGGAGATCGTTAAACTTCATAAGTTGctctttttgtttgttggtGGCCGAGGCACATATCAGGCTGCTGTAGGGGCACAAGTGTCTTCAGGAATTGGGTGTTTGACAATGTTAGAGAAACTATCACTTATCAAGGCAAACAACAAGAACCAGAGCATTGTAAAAGAGTTAGGGAACTTGATTCATATGAGGGAACTTGGGATCACAGAACTCAAGGTTGAAGatggaaaaaatttgtgtgcATCCATTGAGAAGATGGAGCATCTTTGCTCTTTGTATGTGAACTCAGCAAGCAAGGAGGAGTATCTTGATTTGAATTATGTGACGAACTCTCCTCAACTGATTAATAGTCTAATTCTTGGAGGGAGGTTGGAGGAAATTCCAGCATGGATTGGTAAACTTAACAGTTTGTCTAAAATACAGCTCAAATGGTCAAAATTGCAGAGCAGCCCACTCGAGGCCCTTCAGGCTTTGCCTTCACTAAAGGAGCTTCATCTGTATGATGCTTACACTGGTACGGTGATGGAATTTAGTGCTGAATGCTTTTCGGAATTGAAGATGTTAGAAATTGAACAATGCAATAGGTTAAACAAGGTTGTGATTCAAGAACGAGCATTGCCTAAACTTCAAAAGCtgacaataaaaaaatgtgatagCTTGGTTATGGTGCACATAACAAAGAATTTTCTCAGCCAGCTGGAGGAAGTGCTTGTTCCACAAGACCTTATTAGTATGATAAAAGGATGA
- the LOC126721755 gene encoding uncharacterized protein LOC126721755 has translation MYPDLYKGLKLRLEDLKAYDSPLVSFEGKTVFLKGQIRLPIQTGSDIVEVDFIVVDAYSPYTAIVARPWLHALGAVSSTLHQRVKYSSEGQVKEIVGDQAMARQCMVSAISQRPSAEPPTHTENPL, from the coding sequence atgtaccccgacctatacaaggggctgaaacTGAGGCTCGAAGACCTGAAGGCATACGACTCCCCTTTAGTAAGCTTTGAAGGGAAAACTGTTTTTCTGAAAGGCCAGATTAGACTGCCCATACAAACTGGCTCGGACatagtggaggtggacttcatagtGGTGGATGCATATTCGCCTTACACCGCCATTGTAgctagaccttggcttcatgccttAGGGGCTGTTTCCTCTACCTTGCACCAAAGGGTGAAGTACTCGTCGGAGGGTCAAGTCAAAGAAATAGTAGGAGATCAAGCCATGGCTCGACAATGCATGGTATCTGCCATCTCACAAAGGCCAAGTGCCGAGCCCCCAACCCATACCGAGAATCCCTTATAG
- the LOC126721757 gene encoding disease resistance protein RPM1-like, protein MAEVAVFGAITLVDKLSLWLVESWFDFKRIEIEIEELRKWLNTIKVYLEDTEGREDTEGLKLRSYVRDLAFEIQDVIEDLMYEATERPRHLRQAIKFIYASMFCPSKRFSSRMKAIKCKIRSIDALCICPPHVRTVRSSSNLFLGDEHHVGIEKHIKPLLSLVCLEDSSDKVISVIGDAGSGKTTLISEVYHILNSNFNCKAWVSVSRSSDGLLEKLCEALELPHKIKKLRSCLQHKRYLLVLDDIWNENEWNWIKNVLPSNNTGSRIIITTRKRSLGSYCASSSHYIYDLNLHPLTCEEAWELFCDKAFQDGKCPDFLVDWSVKIVKRCEGLPHAIVTIGKFLSNKQQSMMEFRKVHDSLQYEPDNPFSHSFYRILWPSYYRLPPNLKSCFLYFGLFPEDYSIKCGRIIRLWVAEGFIEQKRGKTLEQVAYEYLDELIQMSLVQVSRWDLDGQTTHQFGG, encoded by the exons ATGGCAGAAGTTGCAGTCTTCGGAGCAATAACTCTAGTTGATAAGTTGTCACTGTGGCTCGTCGAAAGTTGGTTTGACTTCAAGCGTATTGAGATTGAAATTGAAGAGCTAAGAAAATGGTTGAATACTATAAAAGTTTACCTGGAGGACACAGAAGGAAGAGAAGATACCGAGGGTTTGAAGCTTCGATCGTATGTGCGGGATTTAGCCTTTGAAATTCAGGATGTAATTGAAGATCTCATGTATGAAGCTACTGAACGCCCCCGTCATCTTCGTCAGGccatcaaatttatttatgcgAGCATGTTTTGTCCATCAAAGCGATTTTCCTCCCGAATGAAAGCGATCAAGTGCAAAATTAGAAGCATCGATGCACTTTGCATTTGTCCCCCCCACGTTCGTACGGTAAGATCAAGTTCCAATTTATTTTTGGGGGATGAACATCATGTGGGCATTGAGAAGCATATAAAGCCTCTTCTTAGTCTTGTTTGCCTTGAAGATTCAAGTGATAAGGTAATTTCAGTAATTGGAGATGCTGGCTCAGGTAAAACAACTCTTATTAGCGAAGTTTACcatattttgaattcaaattttaattgcaAAGCTTGGGTTTCCGTCTCACGCTCTTCTGATGGCTTGTTAGAGAAACTTTGTGAGGCACTGGAATTACCTCACAAAATAAAGAAGTTGCGCTCTTGTTTACAACATAAAAGGTACCTCCTTGTTTTAGATGATATTTGGAATGAGAATGAGTGGAATTGGATTAAAAATGTGCTTCCTTCTAATAATACTGGTAGTAGAATAATCATCACCACACGTAAACGCAGTTTAGGTTCTTATTGTGCTAGTTCCAGTCATTATATCTATGATCTCAACCTTCATCCATTAACATGCGAAGAGGCTTGGGAGCTCTTTTGTGATAAGGCCTTCCAGGATGGTAAATGCCCGgattttttggttgattggtctgtgaaaattgtaaaaagatGTGAAGGATTGCCGCATGCAATTGTTACTATTGGAAAATTCTTGTCAAATAAGCAACAAAGCATGATGGAGTTTAGGAAGGTCCATGATTCCCTTCAATATGAACCAGATAATCCTTTTAGTCACTCTTTCTATAGAATTTTATGGCCAAGTTATTATCGTCTTCCGCCCAATCTCAAGTCTTGTTTCTTGTACTTTGGCCTTTTTCCTGAGGATTACTCTATCAAATGTGGAAGAATAATTCGCCTGTGGGTAGCTGAGGGATTCATTGAACAAAAACGAGGTAAAACTCTAGAGCAAGTGGCGTATGAGTACTTAGATGAGCTAATTCAAATGAGCTTGGTTCAAGTGAGCAGATGGGATTTAGATGGACAA ACAACACACCAGTTTGGGGGGTGA